The Leptospirillum ferriphilum region TCTGGTAGGTCTTCCGAACTCCGGAAAATCGACGCTGGTCAACGCAATCGTTGGAGAAAAAATTGCGGCAACCTCACCCGTTGCCCAGACTACCCGAACCTTGATCCAGGGGATCCACACCACCACGCGCGGCCAGATTGTCTTCTATGATACGCCGGGATTTCACCGTTTGTCGCATGCCTTCAACCAGCTTAT contains the following coding sequences:
- a CDS encoding GTPase; amino-acid sequence: MPKNSIPSLPVGEEQAPNSAHSRSGFVSLVGLPNSGKSTLVNAIVGEKIAATSPVAQTTRTLIQGIHTTTRGQIVFYDTPGFHRLSHAFNQL